The genome window TGTCTACATGACTCAGGTGAAGGAGAGTGCCCTTAAAGCCCTGGACCAGCTCGATGACACTGAGTACAAGGATCTCAAGTAAGGCCATGTCATTCTCCTTAGTCAGTCCCCCTTTCTGTAATTGATACTTACCCACTGGTTTGTTTACCTTTCTCCCCTAGTCACCATTTACATTTCTAGTCCCCATTTACACATCTGTTTATTtaacttaaatatatatatataaaatgatttTGCTCCCCCATCTCTGTTCTCTCCCAGGGCCTCCCTGGCTCAGCGCATGGAGGATATGCACAGTCAGATCAAGACTCTGCAGCAATCCGTTTCCCCCGTCACTGACAATGTCGTCTCCACCATCTCTGATGCCACCAGTGACCTCCGTACCGCTATCATGCAGGATATTGAAACCCTGAAAGCCGACCTTGAGCCCAAACGTGCTGCACTGAGAGAGGTCATCGACCGACACATCCAGGACTACCGTACGAGGATGGAACCCATCATCACAGAGTATTCCGCCAAGCACACAGAGCACATGGATGCCCTGAAGGCCAGGCTGGAGCCCGTTGTGGAGGAGCTGCGCGCCAAGGTGGCTACCAACGTGGAGGAGACCAAGACCGCCCTGATGCCCATTGTGGAAGCTGTGCGTGCCAAGCTCTCTGAGCGTCTGGAACAGCTGAAGCAGATGGCTACTCCCTACGTCGAGGAATACAAGGACCAGCTGCAGCAGGCCTACGCCCAGGCGCAGAGTGTAAACTCTGATGACCTCAATGCCCTGAGGACGAAGATCGCACCTATGGTCGACGACATCAAGCTTAAGCTCGGCGCTATCTTCGAGGCCATCACTGCTTCCGTCAGCAAGAGCTAAATCCTCCCTATCCTCTTCCTGTAACTAACCTCACCTAACCTACCTGTCAGTCCTATCCATTCCACCTTTCTCTCCATTCCTTCTTTCCTCATATATGCAGCCAAACCACCTCCCAAAATAAAGCCAATGCCTAACTGATGCACTTCTTTGCAACAAAATGGCGGGActcttgttctctctctgtctcccaagcaaaCACCTTCCTTTAGGCGCACATGCTCAATCAAGCACATGCAAGCAAAGACGTACACAGACACAGGCATACTCAGCACACACATGCTTTACTCTTCCAATGCTATAGCCAACTGCTTACATTTTGTGTAGGACTTGTATGTGAGGAATTACCACAAGTGCCTGAAACTCTGTGTAATGATGcttgtctgatgaaaactgtgCATTGACGAAATACAGCTCAATAAACATCTGGCTGTTTATACTACTTTGGTCTCTGACTCTATCTTGAACCTTCCCTAAATGATCTGCCTGTAATGAAGCAGAATGTTGTCTATGACAATATATAACACACTGAAATTCACCACATTATAAGCCAACATCAGAATATACCTAACTTTATCTAAACTATTAAAATATATGATACAGtctaataaatcctttattGGAGTGTTTATTACCTCTGTGATCATATCAGGTCATATCACATAGACAGCCTTTTGAGGGGTCATCATTGATCACAAGGCCCATTCTAAAAGAACAATATTAATACAATCTGTTTTACTTAAGAGGGGCATCCAATAACATATGAGATATTTCTGCCTGTGGCCTTGGAAGCTGTGATTAATGAGCTGATCAGGGGTGCGAATTGGCCTATTGACAAACTTAAGTCATGTGCTTCATTAGGGAAAAGCCTGCTTTTCTGCTTTCGACCCCTCAGGCTGGAACGCTTCAACACTGTCCCATCATAGagccacacacacgcatgcacgcacgcacacacgcatacacgcaagcacgcacgcacgcacgcacgcacgcacgcacgcacacacacacacacacacacacacacacacacacacacacacacacacacacacacacaccactataAACCATTCACATTTGTGATCAGACAACTTTGAATTTGTGTCTTACTTTGAGTGTTATGAACTATGGTCAGGTCTTTATGTGACACAAATCCTTGCATGACCCACACTGCGAGACAAAGACACTTTCCAACACCtaaaccaacaacaacaacattggaCAACAATGAAGAACTTTTTCAATGACACTGATATTTTGCATTTTATAAATGTGCTAGAATGTTGCCATCAAACCAAACCAGAAATGTCCACTTGAGTCAGTTTTAGGGAAAAACTGACTCTCTAATTAGTATGGTGTTGAAACGCAATTTGTtgctgtcttcatctgtccacACCCAGTAACACTGGGCTGATTAGGATGTTATTAATGTCCTACTGGTTGGTCAAGACAAGCTCCACTAAATGCTTTAGGCTATATGAAACAATAGAAAATGTGCGGGCACATTTGTGTATTCACAATTCTTGGGGCGCATTCATGCATGCGCGTGCAGCTGTGATTAGTGCATGTCAGTGGCACTATGAGTATTGTAATGGATGAGGCAGGCATGAGGTCCCCAGTGAGAGACTCATGGTGTATAAAACCAGCTTGTTCTTGGACACAAACAGCTACTCTGAACACTTGGATGTACATCTACCACAGCACCTGGCACTGGACTGGGAGGAAGATTGTTGCCTTCAGTTCTGTGTTGTGTAGCAAAGTTGTGGGTTTGGTTCTCTACTGGTCTTGATGTAATGACAAGAGTTGCTACTTTTGATCAGAAGTGGAAGAACGGACTGGAGTGAACAGAAATATTAAAGACAAAACAGCGAATTCATTCATATTATTTACCTTATAAACCTACAAAATGATGGATGGTAAGTGTTTGTTTTATCAAAATAATCTGAGCTCAATGGAGAAAATATACTTACTTATAATTATACTTATAATTactttgatgatgatgatgatgatgatgatgatgatgatgatgatgatgattctgTGAACTCGACACATCTCTCCTCTCCTAAGGTCCTCATATGCCTCAGACCTGTGAAGTATCTCTGCCCTGCTGTGCAGACGGGGGGTCACTGTCGAGTGTCAAAGCCCCCCAAGTCAGTGGGGTTAGAGTTCAGCTGGAGATGCATGCACTTTGGCAGCAGTTTGACCAGCTGGGCACAGAGATGATTGTTACCAAAGCTGGAAGGTAACAATAACACTCATATTTATATTCCTCATTACCTTATCATGCACTCCTTcattttccctctttctctgttgtCTCT of Sander lucioperca isolate FBNREF2018 chromosome 5, SLUC_FBN_1.2, whole genome shotgun sequence contains these proteins:
- the apoa1b gene encoding apolipoprotein A-Ib — translated: MKFLALALLLAVGSQAATLQADAPSQLAHIRAAMDVYMTQVKESALKALDQLDDTEYKDLKASLAQRMEDMHSQIKTLQQSVSPVTDNVVSTISDATSDLRTAIMQDIETLKADLEPKRAALREVIDRHIQDYRTRMEPIITEYSAKHTEHMDALKARLEPVVEELRAKVATNVEETKTALMPIVEAVRAKLSERLEQLKQMATPYVEEYKDQLQQAYAQAQSVNSDDLNALRTKIAPMVDDIKLKLGAIFEAITASVSKS